One Mycolicibacterium rufum genomic window, CGCTGAGCGTGACCACCTCGATGAGGTCGGCCTGCTCGGCCACCGCGTCCTCTGCCGCCGCGGCGGCGGCCTGCAGCACCGAGGTGATGGTGCCGGGGACGACCTCGCCCATCGAGGTGACCACCAGGGTGACGGCGTGGCGCAGGGCCGCGGCCAGCAGCGGGCCGTCGACGTCGGCGAGGACGCGGTCCTCGGCGGCGGCCGCCGTCACATCGGCCAGCGCGCGCAGGATCTGCGACAGGATCACCCCGGAGTTGCCGCGGGCGCCGCGCAGCGCGCCGTCGGCGAGCGCGGCCGCGACCGCCGTGACGTCGTCGACGTCGGCGCGGGCGTCCGCTTGCGCCCATGCCGCCCGCATGGTGAACAGCATGTTGGTGCCCGTGTCGGCGTCGGGGACCGGGAACACGTTCAGCGCGTTGATCTCGTCGGTGTGCCTGATCAGCTCCGATACGGCGGCATGCGCCCAGCGCCGCAGCGCCGACGCATCGAGCCGCCGAGCCGACATCCTCACCTCCGCATGCCCTCGCCGCGCCGCTTCGCCGTCAGCCTAGCCACTGGGCCGGACACCACCGGAGACGACGTGGTCGGCCCTGTTGATAACCTGACGGCACCGTTTTGGCGTTCCCCGGACCGCCCGGTATTCTGGTCGGGTTGTCGGGTCACCCGTCCGGTTGCTGGCCCCCAAGCACTGACTTACAAGGAGTTCTCACTATGGCTGCCGTGTGCGATATCTGCGGGAAGGGCCCCGGCTTCGGCAAGTCGGTGTCGCACTCCCATCGCCGGACCAGCCGCCGGTGGAACCCGAACATCCAGTCCGTGCGCGCGGTGGCGCGTCCGGGCGGCAACAAGCAGCGCGTGAACGTCTGCACCTCCTGCCTGAAGGCCGGCAAGGTCTCGCGCGGCTGACACGCCCCGCCCCGGACCGTGACGGTCAGGGGCGATCGCGGTGTCGCCGACTACGGCAGCCGCCAGTTCACCGGCTCCGCACCGCTGCGTTCCAGGATGTCGTTGGCGCGGCTGAACGGCCGTGATCCGAAGAATCCCCGTGACGCCGACAGCGGCGAGGGGTGCGCCGATTCGATGATCGCGGTGTCGCCGAGCATCGGCTTGAGCGTCGCGGCGTCGCGTCCCCACAACACCGCCACCAACGGTTGGCGCCGCGCCACCAGGGCGCGGATGGCGCATTCGGTGACCGCCTCCCAGCCCT contains:
- the rpmB gene encoding 50S ribosomal protein L28; its protein translation is MAAVCDICGKGPGFGKSVSHSHRRTSRRWNPNIQSVRAVARPGGNKQRVNVCTSCLKAGKVSRG